In Candidatus Defluviibacterium haderslevense, a single window of DNA contains:
- a CDS encoding thermonuclease family protein, which translates to MKKIIVSVLFLMAFTAVFSQEEARVMKVKDGDTYVLKTTAKEHTIRLLNVDAPELNQHWGFNSWLNVKALILGKVVKFEVLKTDVYGRELAMVYVDGQRLDEILIANGWAWHYINFDTDARLEDLMRKASSERKGLWECGAEKVCPPWLFRKYNARNRYRFCKGCIATKK; encoded by the coding sequence ATGAAGAAAATAATTGTATCGGTTTTGTTTTTAATGGCTTTTACAGCCGTTTTTTCGCAAGAAGAAGCAAGGGTTATGAAAGTTAAGGATGGCGATACATACGTTCTTAAAACAACTGCAAAGGAGCATACAATAAGGTTATTAAATGTTGATGCTCCCGAACTAAATCAACACTGGGGTTTTAACTCTTGGCTCAATGTAAAAGCCTTGATACTTGGTAAGGTGGTAAAGTTTGAAGTATTGAAAACTGATGTGTACGGTAGAGAATTGGCAATGGTATATGTGGATGGGCAAAGACTGGATGAAATACTTATTGCAAATGGTTGGGCTTGGCACTACATCAATTTTGATACTGATGCAAGGCTTGAAGATTTGATGCGGAAAGCATCAAGCGAAAGAAAAGGACTTTGGGAATGTGGGGCTGAAAAAGTTTGTCCGCCCTGGCTATTCAGAAAGTATAATGCAAGAAACAGATACAGGTTTTGTAAAGGCTGTATCGCAACAAAAAAGTAA